A stretch of Bradyrhizobium sp. AZCC 2262 DNA encodes these proteins:
- a CDS encoding COG4223 family protein, whose amino-acid sequence MVDDRPENTGSLPDSGRPKREPPTIELEATEVSSETKSAAGASSEAPAEPVAEPTPEVAKAPVEESPVAGPPSRPVSPWIVAPVSGAAAAALVIGVGWMLGWPAIQPASAPPAPQLSAAIDGLAARVAGIEPKVGKPVADPAAAARTEALEKTVAALRTELTATRAQGEKLASAINDVKSAPRGDGTASPDLSGIDERIAKIESQMRTQGAEIAQQGSKLADTKADAKPADDMPLRRLVSAALLDVQVRIGEPYPATLATTKALAPNPDALKPLDQFAEKGVPNANRLSTELLALVPKLQPAAQQNNATTGTGIVERLQAGAAKLVKIERTDTAGNDRGAVVARITAAALRNDFSEARRELKTLEPADRAAAQSWLERADARDAALAASRQFATDAMAALAKPAQ is encoded by the coding sequence ATGGTCGATGACAGGCCCGAAAACACTGGATCGCTGCCCGATTCGGGCCGGCCGAAGCGCGAGCCGCCGACCATCGAGCTCGAGGCGACCGAAGTATCCAGCGAGACGAAGAGCGCTGCTGGCGCATCGTCCGAAGCGCCGGCCGAGCCCGTGGCTGAGCCCACGCCGGAGGTCGCCAAAGCTCCAGTTGAGGAATCTCCGGTTGCAGGGCCGCCGTCCCGGCCGGTCTCGCCCTGGATCGTCGCGCCGGTGTCCGGTGCGGCGGCGGCTGCGCTGGTGATCGGCGTCGGCTGGATGCTGGGCTGGCCCGCGATTCAACCCGCCTCCGCGCCGCCTGCCCCGCAGCTCAGCGCCGCCATCGATGGTCTCGCCGCCCGTGTCGCCGGTATCGAGCCAAAGGTCGGCAAGCCCGTAGCCGATCCCGCGGCTGCCGCACGCACCGAGGCGCTGGAAAAAACAGTCGCGGCGCTGCGCACTGAACTCACAGCTACGCGCGCGCAAGGTGAGAAGCTGGCGTCCGCCATCAATGATGTGAAATCAGCCCCGCGCGGCGATGGCACCGCGTCGCCCGATCTCTCCGGGATTGATGAGCGCATCGCGAAGATCGAGAGCCAGATGCGGACGCAGGGCGCCGAGATCGCGCAGCAAGGCAGCAAGCTTGCCGATACCAAGGCCGACGCAAAACCTGCCGACGACATGCCGCTGCGCCGCCTGGTGTCGGCTGCGCTGCTCGATGTTCAGGTCCGCATCGGCGAACCCTATCCGGCGACGCTTGCTACCACCAAGGCGCTGGCGCCCAATCCGGATGCCCTGAAGCCGCTCGACCAGTTCGCGGAGAAGGGCGTGCCGAATGCCAACAGGCTGAGCACGGAACTGCTGGCGCTGGTGCCGAAACTGCAGCCGGCCGCGCAACAGAACAATGCCACGACCGGCACCGGCATCGTCGAGCGCCTGCAGGCGGGCGCCGCCAAGTTGGTCAAGATCGAACGCACCGATACCGCCGGCAATGATCGCGGCGCCGTAGTGGCGCGGATCACGGCGGCTGCGCTGCGAAATGATTTCAGCGAGGCGCGGCGGGAATTGAAGACGCTGGAGCCGGCCGATCGCGCCGCGGCGCAGTCCTGGCTTGAACGGGCCGACGCGCGCGATGCCGCGCTGGCCGCCTCCCGTCAATTTGCGACCGACGCCATGGCTGCGCTCGCCAAACCGGCGCAATAA
- a CDS encoding uroporphyrinogen-III synthase — MAVLVTRPSPDDETTAKALRARGFDVLRAPMLRFEPVPFQDDADANYGAVIVTSANALRAIAPHLAGSRLLKLSLFAVGENTAAAARDAGFGDVIVSKGDAGALRDLVLARAKSKQLKKASPILYLAGADLARDLASELGENGFTVVTQTTYRMVPAPSLPREVCDAFVAHEIEAVLHYSRRSARAFLEAARAGGVEISALALPQCCISPAVAAVLRDAGATQVTAAVSPDETALFEALGRALQPRPSP; from the coding sequence ATGGCCGTTCTCGTCACGCGACCAAGCCCCGATGATGAGACGACGGCCAAGGCGCTGCGCGCGCGGGGGTTCGATGTCCTGCGTGCGCCGATGCTGCGGTTCGAGCCGGTGCCGTTCCAGGACGATGCGGATGCAAATTATGGCGCCGTCATCGTCACGAGTGCCAACGCCCTGCGTGCCATCGCGCCGCATCTGGCCGGCAGCCGGCTCCTGAAACTGTCCCTGTTTGCGGTCGGCGAAAATACGGCAGCCGCGGCGCGCGACGCCGGGTTCGGCGATGTGATCGTGTCAAAGGGCGACGCCGGCGCGTTGCGCGATCTGGTGCTGGCGCGTGCGAAGTCGAAGCAACTGAAGAAAGCCAGCCCGATCCTGTACCTTGCCGGCGCCGATCTCGCGCGCGACCTGGCGAGTGAACTTGGCGAGAACGGCTTTACGGTGGTGACGCAGACCACCTACCGGATGGTGCCCGCGCCCAGCCTGCCGCGGGAGGTATGTGACGCCTTTGTGGCGCATGAGATTGAGGCCGTGCTGCACTACTCCCGGCGCAGCGCGCGGGCATTTCTAGAGGCGGCACGCGCAGGCGGCGTCGAAATCTCGGCATTGGCGCTGCCGCAATGCTGCATTTCGCCGGCCGTCGCCGCAGTCCTGCGGGATGCTGGCGCGACCCAGGTGACGGCGGCGGTTTCGCCGGATGAAACTGCCCTGTTCGAGGCGCTGGGCCGGGCGCTGCAACCGCGGCCGAGCCCCTAA
- the tsaD gene encoding tRNA (adenosine(37)-N6)-threonylcarbamoyltransferase complex transferase subunit TsaD, with amino-acid sequence MLVLGIETTCDETAAAVVERQSDGSGRILSNIVRSQTTEHARFGGVVPEIAARAHVDLLDGIVAQAMKDANTGFAQLSAVAAAAGPGLIGGVIVGLTTAKAIAMVHDTPLIAVNHLEAHALTPRLTCALAFPYCLFLASGGHTQIVAVVGVGRYVRLGTTVDDAMGEAFDKVAKMLSLPYPGGPEVERSAASGDPKRFAFPRPMLGRPDANFSLSGLKTAVRNEASRMMPLEPQDVSDLCASFQAAVLESTADRLSVGLRLFHERFGPPRALVAAGGVAANHAIRGALQDVAAKAQTTLIIPPPALCTDNGAMIAWAGAERMALGLTDTMDAPPRARWLLDTNATAPAGYANTRAGF; translated from the coding sequence ATGCTGGTGCTGGGTATCGAGACCACCTGCGATGAAACCGCGGCCGCCGTGGTGGAACGCCAGAGCGACGGCAGCGGCAGGATTCTGTCCAATATCGTGCGCTCACAGACCACAGAGCACGCCCGTTTCGGCGGCGTGGTGCCGGAGATCGCGGCGCGCGCCCATGTCGACCTGCTCGACGGCATTGTCGCACAGGCGATGAAGGACGCGAACACGGGCTTTGCGCAATTGTCGGCGGTGGCCGCCGCCGCCGGGCCCGGCCTGATCGGCGGCGTGATCGTTGGCCTCACGACTGCAAAAGCGATTGCGATGGTGCACGATACGCCGCTGATTGCGGTCAATCACCTCGAAGCCCACGCGCTGACGCCGCGGCTCACCTGCGCGCTCGCTTTTCCCTATTGCCTGTTCCTTGCGTCCGGCGGGCACACCCAGATCGTCGCCGTGGTCGGCGTCGGCCGGTATGTCCGGCTCGGCACCACCGTGGACGACGCGATGGGCGAAGCTTTTGACAAGGTCGCAAAAATGCTGTCGCTGCCCTACCCCGGCGGACCGGAGGTCGAGCGATCAGCGGCAAGCGGCGACCCCAAGCGGTTCGCCTTTCCACGGCCGATGCTCGGGCGGCCGGATGCGAATTTCTCGCTGTCGGGACTGAAGACGGCGGTTCGCAACGAGGCCAGCCGCATGATGCCGCTGGAACCGCAGGACGTCAGCGATCTCTGCGCCAGTTTTCAGGCCGCGGTGCTGGAGTCGACGGCGGACCGGCTGAGCGTCGGCCTGAGATTATTTCACGAACGGTTCGGCCCGCCGCGCGCGCTGGTGGCCGCCGGCGGCGTCGCCGCCAATCACGCCATCCGCGGCGCGTTGCAGGACGTCGCCGCCAAAGCGCAGACCACGCTGATCATTCCACCGCCCGCGCTGTGCACCGACAACGGCGCGATGATCGCCTGGGCCGGCGCGGAGCGGATGGCGCTCGGGCTGACCGATACGATGGATGCGCCGCCGCGCGCGCGCTGGCTGCTCGACACCAACGCGACTGCGCCGGCCGGCTACGCCAACACCCGCGCGGGATTCTGA
- a CDS encoding NAD(P)H-dependent glycerol-3-phosphate dehydrogenase: MTPYYSVAVIGGGAYGTALACAALRAGRDVVLYARSTEAVAQMQTTRENPKLPGVSLDAGIDVTSDLAMAGRAEFILLATPAQNLREAATSLAPHLRPATPVVACAKGIERGTHRFMTEIIAETIPQAIPAILSGPNFADDVARGLPTAVTLATRDEILASDLVHALGSATFRPYHSTDVRGVEIGGAAKNVLAIAAGIVVGRQLGASALAALTTRGFSELARLGRACGARSETLAGLSGLGDLILSCSSLQSRNFAFGIALGRGEAPNRDKLAEGEFTAPVLIELAASQNVDMPVSNAVAAILGGKVTIDAAIEGLLTRPFKAEE, from the coding sequence ATGACGCCCTATTATTCGGTCGCGGTGATCGGCGGTGGCGCCTACGGCACCGCGCTCGCCTGTGCTGCGCTACGGGCCGGCCGCGATGTTGTACTGTATGCGCGAAGCACTGAGGCCGTCGCGCAGATGCAGACGACGCGAGAGAATCCAAAGCTGCCCGGCGTGAGCCTCGACGCGGGTATCGATGTTACCTCCGACTTGGCTATGGCGGGGCGCGCGGAGTTCATCCTGCTGGCGACGCCTGCACAAAATCTGCGCGAAGCCGCGACGTCGCTGGCGCCGCACCTGAGGCCTGCGACGCCCGTCGTCGCCTGCGCCAAGGGCATCGAGCGCGGCACCCATCGCTTCATGACCGAGATCATCGCCGAGACCATACCGCAGGCCATCCCTGCGATCCTGTCGGGACCGAATTTCGCTGATGATGTCGCGCGCGGCCTTCCCACCGCTGTGACGCTGGCAACCAGGGACGAAATACTGGCGAGCGACCTGGTGCACGCGCTGGGCTCGGCCACCTTCCGGCCCTATCACAGCACGGACGTTCGCGGCGTCGAGATCGGCGGCGCGGCCAAGAACGTGCTGGCGATCGCCGCCGGGATCGTCGTCGGCCGGCAACTCGGCGCCTCGGCGCTGGCGGCGCTCACCACGCGAGGCTTTAGCGAACTCGCCCGGCTCGGCCGCGCCTGCGGCGCGCGCAGCGAAACGCTGGCGGGTCTTTCCGGTCTCGGCGACCTGATCCTGAGCTGCTCGAGCCTGCAATCGCGCAACTTTGCGTTCGGCATCGCGCTCGGCCGCGGCGAAGCGCCGAACCGCGACAAGCTCGCCGAAGGCGAGTTCACCGCGCCGGTTTTGATCGAACTGGCCGCTTCGCAGAACGTCGATATGCCGGTATCAAATGCAGTCGCGGCGATCCTGGGCGGCAAGGTCACGATCGACGCGGCGATCGAAGGCCTGCTGACGCGGCCGTTCAAGGCGGAGGAATGA
- a CDS encoding EVE domain-containing protein — translation MAYWLVKSEPSAWSWDQQVAKGAKGEAWTGVRNFTARQNLVAMKKGDKAFFYHSNEGKEIVGIAEIIKEAYPDPSDKTGKFVCVDIKADKPLKTPVTMAAIKADKKLADMALVKYSRLSVQPVTAEEWKMVCKMGGM, via the coding sequence ATGGCGTACTGGCTGGTGAAATCCGAACCCTCGGCCTGGTCGTGGGACCAGCAGGTTGCAAAGGGCGCAAAAGGCGAAGCCTGGACCGGCGTGCGCAATTTCACCGCGCGCCAAAACCTCGTGGCCATGAAGAAGGGCGACAAGGCCTTCTTCTATCATTCCAACGAGGGCAAGGAGATCGTCGGCATCGCCGAGATCATCAAGGAAGCCTATCCCGATCCCTCCGACAAAACCGGAAAGTTCGTCTGCGTCGACATCAAGGCGGACAAGCCGTTGAAAACGCCGGTGACGATGGCCGCGATCAAGGCCGACAAGAAGCTCGCCGACATGGCGCTGGTGAAATATTCGCGGCTGTCGGTGCAGCCGGTGACCGCGGAAGAGTGGAAGATGGTCTGCAAGATGGGCGGGATGTAG
- a CDS encoding DNA topoisomerase IB, whose translation MMDQQSFEATRPVSADPAVALAEALGQLPKETVKAKPHIVGKTSVEDLAEELGLKLGDQNGLTIRRVKRGKGYSFHRANGTQIRHAGTIRRLHSMAVPPAYRDVRYSADPSSHLQAVGIDAAGRLQYRYHADWEKVREQRKAHRLARLVGALPKIRRKVSAFLSGDEPTREFALSAVIELIARTAIRPGNESYARLNGTRGATTMLKSNVTLEDDCFVLTFKAKGGKAVRKECDAAKLVRAIGILKTVPGKRMFQYRDNSGTVRTVSTTTVNGFLREIAGIKISLKDFRTLMASAVVLESLSRITPAASERGRKKQVLEAVRAAADELSNTPAICRKSYVHDTIVTAFEDGILERFAATMKGYRTQAKREALLAQVVTAAAA comes from the coding sequence ATGATGGATCAGCAGAGTTTCGAGGCTACGCGGCCCGTTTCCGCCGATCCCGCCGTTGCATTGGCCGAAGCGCTCGGGCAATTGCCCAAGGAAACCGTCAAGGCAAAGCCGCACATCGTCGGCAAGACCTCGGTTGAAGACCTGGCTGAGGAACTCGGCCTCAAGCTCGGCGACCAGAACGGGCTGACCATCCGCCGCGTCAAGCGCGGCAAGGGCTATTCATTCCATCGCGCCAACGGCACGCAGATCCGTCACGCCGGCACCATCCGCCGCCTGCATTCGATGGCGGTGCCGCCGGCCTATCGTGACGTGCGCTATTCGGCCGATCCGAGTTCGCATCTGCAGGCCGTCGGCATCGATGCGGCCGGGCGGCTGCAGTACCGCTATCATGCCGATTGGGAAAAGGTCCGCGAGCAGCGCAAGGCGCATCGCCTGGCGCGGCTGGTGGGCGCGCTGCCGAAGATCCGCCGCAAGGTCTCGGCGTTTCTGTCCGGCGACGAGCCGACGCGCGAATTCGCGCTCTCGGCGGTGATCGAGCTGATCGCTCGCACCGCCATCCGCCCGGGCAACGAATCCTACGCCCGCCTCAACGGCACCCGCGGCGCGACCACGATGTTGAAATCCAACGTTACGCTGGAAGACGACTGCTTCGTCCTGACCTTCAAGGCCAAGGGCGGCAAGGCCGTGCGCAAGGAATGCGACGCCGCCAAACTGGTGCGCGCCATCGGCATCCTGAAGACCGTGCCGGGCAAGCGCATGTTCCAGTATCGCGACAATTCCGGCACCGTCCGCACCGTCTCCACCACCACCGTGAACGGGTTCCTGCGCGAGATCGCCGGCATCAAGATTTCGCTGAAGGACTTCCGCACCCTGATGGCATCCGCCGTGGTGCTGGAATCGCTGTCGCGGATTACGCCGGCGGCAAGTGAGCGCGGCCGCAAGAAGCAGGTGCTGGAAGCCGTGCGCGCGGCCGCCGACGAGCTGTCGAACACGCCCGCGATCTGTCGCAAGAGCTACGTCCACGACACCATCGTCACCGCGTTCGAGGACGGTATCCTCGAACGTTTTGCCGCGACGATGAAGGGCTACCGCACACAAGCCAAGCGCGAGGCGCTGCTGGCGCAGGTGGTAACGGCGGCTGCGGCTTGA
- the acs gene encoding acetate--CoA ligase encodes MSEKIYDVSADWAKRAFIDDAKYREMYARSVNDPNGFWAEQAKRIDWMKPFHKVENVSFAPGNISIKWFEDGVLNAAWNCIDRHLDKRGDQTAIIWEGDDPSQSKHITYRQLHDEVCKMANILRTRNVKKGDRVTIYLPMIPEAAYAMLACARIGAIHSVVFAGFSPDSLAQRITDCQSKVIITADEGLRGGKKVPLKANVDAAIAKAGGVDWVVVVKRTGGAVDMNPSRDLWYHDAAKMVTTECPCEHMHAEEPLFILYTSGSTGQPKGVLHTTGGYLVFAAMTHQYVFDYHDGDIYWCTADVGWVTGHSYILYGPLANGATTLMFEGVPNYPDNSRFWNVIDKHKVNIFYTAPTAIRALMQSGDAPVQKTSRKSLRLLGTVGEPINPEAWEWYYRMVGEERCPIVDTWWQTETGGILITPLPGATKLKPGSATRPFFGVVPEIVDADGKVLEGETSGNLCIAKSWPGMMRTVYGDHARFEQTYFSTYKGKYFTGDGCRRDADGYYWITGRVDDVINVSGHRMGTAEVESSLVAHEAVSEAAVVGYPHDIKGQGIYAYVTLMAGTEPTEELRKELVAWVRKDIGPIASPDQIQFAPGLPKTRSGKIMRRILRKIAEDEPSSLGDTSTLADPAVVDDLVQNRQNKKGAPA; translated from the coding sequence ATGTCCGAGAAAATCTACGACGTATCCGCCGATTGGGCCAAGCGCGCCTTTATCGACGACGCCAAGTACCGCGAGATGTACGCCCGCTCGGTCAATGATCCCAATGGCTTCTGGGCCGAGCAGGCCAAGCGCATCGACTGGATGAAGCCCTTCCACAAGGTCGAGAACGTCTCCTTCGCGCCCGGCAACATCTCGATCAAATGGTTCGAGGACGGCGTCCTGAACGCCGCCTGGAACTGCATCGACCGCCATCTCGACAAGCGCGGCGACCAGACCGCGATTATCTGGGAAGGCGACGACCCCTCGCAATCGAAGCACATCACCTACCGCCAGCTGCACGACGAAGTCTGCAAGATGGCCAACATCCTGCGGACCCGGAACGTCAAAAAGGGCGACCGCGTCACGATCTATCTGCCGATGATTCCGGAGGCCGCCTATGCGATGCTGGCCTGCGCGCGGATCGGCGCCATTCATTCGGTGGTGTTCGCCGGCTTCTCGCCCGACAGCCTCGCCCAGCGCATCACCGACTGCCAGTCCAAGGTCATCATCACCGCCGACGAGGGACTGCGCGGCGGCAAGAAGGTGCCGCTGAAGGCCAATGTCGATGCCGCGATTGCCAAAGCCGGCGGCGTCGACTGGGTCGTCGTCGTCAAGCGCACCGGTGGCGCCGTCGACATGAATCCTTCGCGCGACCTTTGGTATCACGACGCGGCCAAGATGGTGACCACGGAATGCCCGTGCGAGCATATGCATGCGGAAGAACCGCTGTTCATTCTCTACACGTCAGGCTCGACCGGCCAGCCCAAGGGCGTGCTGCACACCACGGGCGGCTATCTCGTGTTCGCGGCGATGACGCATCAGTACGTGTTCGATTATCACGACGGCGATATCTACTGGTGCACCGCCGACGTCGGCTGGGTCACCGGCCACAGCTACATTCTCTATGGACCGCTGGCGAATGGCGCGACCACGCTGATGTTCGAAGGCGTGCCGAACTACCCTGACAATTCCAGGTTCTGGAACGTCATCGACAAGCACAAGGTCAACATCTTCTACACTGCGCCGACCGCGATCCGCGCGCTGATGCAGTCGGGCGACGCCCCGGTGCAGAAGACCTCGCGCAAAAGCCTGCGTCTGCTCGGCACGGTCGGCGAACCCATCAATCCGGAAGCGTGGGAATGGTACTACCGCATGGTCGGCGAGGAGCGCTGCCCAATCGTCGACACGTGGTGGCAGACCGAGACCGGCGGCATTCTGATCACGCCGCTGCCGGGCGCGACAAAACTCAAGCCGGGCTCGGCGACGCGGCCGTTCTTCGGCGTGGTGCCCGAAATCGTCGACGCCGACGGCAAGGTGCTGGAAGGCGAAACATCCGGCAATCTCTGCATCGCGAAATCCTGGCCGGGGATGATGCGCACGGTCTATGGCGATCACGCCCGTTTTGAGCAGACCTATTTCTCGACCTACAAGGGCAAGTATTTTACCGGTGATGGCTGCCGCAGGGATGCCGACGGCTATTACTGGATCACCGGCCGCGTCGACGACGTCATCAACGTCTCCGGCCATCGTATGGGCACCGCAGAGGTCGAGAGCTCGCTGGTGGCGCATGAAGCGGTGTCGGAAGCGGCCGTGGTCGGCTATCCCCATGACATCAAGGGTCAGGGCATCTACGCTTACGTCACCTTGATGGCGGGCACCGAGCCCACCGAGGAGTTGCGGAAAGAGCTGGTGGCCTGGGTGCGCAAGGACATCGGTCCGATCGCGTCGCCCGACCAGATCCAGTTCGCGCCGGGCCTGCCGAAGACCCGTTCCGGCAAGATCATGCGCCGTATCCTGCGCAAGATCGCCGAGGACGAACCGAGTAGTCTCGGCGATACCTCGACACTGGCCGACCCCGCCGTGGTCGACGATCTCGTGCAGAACCGGCAGAACAAGAAGGGCGCGCCGGCGTAG
- a CDS encoding L,D-transpeptidase, producing the protein MSVKIAVALAATIGMGIMMSSQAEARPEMVGISGDYSPGTIVVKTHERRLYLILDSGRAMRYPVGVGKAGKQWAGTTTIDGKYLHPAWSPPSEVKRDKPNMPDVIPGGSPRNPMGVAAMTLAGGEYAIHGTNVPGSVGGFVSYGCIRMLNDDISDLYQRVSVGTTVTVTR; encoded by the coding sequence ATGTCGGTAAAGATTGCGGTGGCGCTGGCCGCCACCATTGGTATGGGAATTATGATGTCGTCGCAGGCCGAAGCACGGCCTGAAATGGTGGGCATTAGCGGCGACTACTCGCCGGGCACGATCGTGGTGAAGACCCATGAGCGGCGGCTTTATCTGATTCTCGATTCCGGCCGCGCCATGCGCTACCCGGTCGGCGTCGGCAAGGCCGGCAAGCAGTGGGCCGGCACCACCACGATCGACGGCAAGTACCTCCACCCGGCGTGGTCGCCGCCGAGCGAAGTCAAGCGCGACAAGCCAAACATGCCGGATGTCATTCCCGGCGGCTCGCCGCGCAATCCGATGGGTGTCGCGGCGATGACGCTGGCCGGCGGCGAATACGCCATTCACGGCACCAACGTGCCGGGCTCGGTCGGCGGCTTCGTGTCTTATGGCTGCATCCGCATGCTCAACGACGATATCTCGGATCTCTATCAACGCGTATCGGTCGGAACGACCGTGACTGTCACGCGCTGA
- a CDS encoding thermonuclease family protein — MSPYERISAYRTPRRGSWRRWFSAALPWVFVFCVAAATMLPVRDWVRRSLPSSADSKAARDAEMVWKRAGTPDTRHAVDVIRTIDGDTFEARVHLEPGLDLNTRVRLRGIDAPELKASCAQELQMAEAATGALRALLGEGDVRIFNIGPDKYSGRVVADAATRRTANVSTAMLAAGHARSYGGGHRNGWCANASQPFAK; from the coding sequence ATGTCCCCATACGAGAGAATAAGTGCATATCGGACCCCGCGCCGGGGTTCCTGGCGCCGCTGGTTTTCGGCGGCGTTGCCCTGGGTATTCGTGTTTTGCGTGGCAGCGGCGACGATGCTGCCGGTGCGGGACTGGGTGCGGCGGTCGTTGCCGAGTTCAGCCGACAGCAAGGCGGCGCGCGATGCCGAGATGGTGTGGAAGCGGGCCGGAACTCCGGACACGCGTCACGCCGTCGATGTCATCCGCACGATCGATGGGGACACGTTCGAGGCGCGGGTTCATTTGGAGCCGGGTCTCGATCTCAATACTCGGGTGCGTCTGCGCGGCATCGACGCGCCCGAACTGAAGGCGTCCTGTGCGCAGGAGTTGCAGATGGCGGAGGCTGCGACCGGCGCCTTGCGCGCGCTGCTCGGCGAAGGCGACGTCAGGATCTTCAATATCGGGCCGGACAAATACAGCGGGCGGGTCGTGGCCGACGCCGCAACCCGTCGCACGGCAAATGTTTCGACGGCCATGCTCGCGGCAGGTCATGCGCGCAGCTATGGCGGCGGGCACCGCAACGGTTGGTGCGCGAACGCGAGTCAACCGTTTGCGAAATAA
- a CDS encoding DUF1674 domain-containing protein, whose product MTDSPSSPAPTAERKKLTPAAERALAEAEARRKAAEASATPHQKEFQGPKGLEPTRYGDWEHNGIASDF is encoded by the coding sequence ATGACCGACAGTCCCTCATCTCCCGCGCCAACCGCGGAACGCAAGAAGCTGACACCCGCCGCCGAGCGCGCGCTCGCCGAGGCCGAAGCCCGCCGCAAGGCCGCTGAGGCCAGCGCCACGCCGCATCAGAAAGAGTTTCAAGGCCCGAAGGGTCTGGAACCGACCCGATATGGCGATTGGGAGCACAACGGGATCGCGTCGGATTTTTGA